A region from the Nocardia terpenica genome encodes:
- a CDS encoding TetR/AcrR family transcriptional regulator — protein MLAALLATNPEQDATGEQIIDAALAEFTEFGFRRVSIADVARRAGLHRATVHRRFPTKDDLVTAASIVWARRFFETVTAAVADLTTFEDRLVEGFTLSLKGLRADPLVTRILVTDADTVLPFLTTQGGPVLASVTEFFAEQYRLARPDAPDVDIAAELAARIGLSLLLTPASRAALDTDDDIRAFARRYLLALT, from the coding sequence ATGCTGGCCGCACTGCTGGCGACCAACCCCGAGCAGGACGCCACCGGCGAACAGATCATCGACGCGGCGCTCGCCGAATTCACCGAATTCGGGTTCCGCCGCGTCAGCATCGCCGACGTCGCGCGCCGCGCCGGCCTGCATCGCGCCACCGTCCACCGGCGCTTCCCCACCAAGGACGACCTCGTCACCGCCGCCTCGATCGTCTGGGCCCGCCGATTCTTCGAGACCGTCACCGCCGCGGTCGCCGACCTGACCACCTTCGAGGACCGCTTGGTCGAGGGATTCACGTTGTCGCTGAAGGGGTTACGCGCCGACCCGCTGGTGACCCGCATCCTCGTCACCGACGCGGACACCGTCCTGCCGTTCCTCACCACCCAGGGTGGCCCCGTCCTCGCCTCGGTCACCGAATTCTTCGCCGAGCAATACCGCCTTGCCCGGCCCGACGCCCCCGACGTCGACATCGCCGCCGAACTCGCCGCCCGCATCGGCCTATCCCTGCTGCTCACCCCGGCAAGCCGCGCCGCCCTCGACACCGACGACGACATCCGAGCCTTCGCCCGCCGCTACCTACTAGCCCTCACCTGA
- a CDS encoding CPBP family glutamic-type intramembrane protease — protein MGASSAVAVAVLVTRQPPNWTPGLAAAYRWAQWMGYPLAAVALWSAHRLLGLGADELGLRVSHRTASEFAKAMGAGYLSMWLGMVVVLGFMPSWLDDSVIAALGERPVWDRVQGSVRAGWVEETVLLALPMAIASRLRWPWWAQLIVLVVLRLPFHLYYGPGALAAVLAWVALLRFAYARTVLVWPFMAAHILYDLNVWLFTGLVRPLLTLVLLGLGVWASVTWWRSGAAPDRRKLPSRWRGQ, from the coding sequence TTGGGCGCTAGCTCCGCGGTGGCGGTCGCGGTGCTGGTAACCAGGCAGCCGCCGAACTGGACGCCCGGTCTCGCCGCGGCTTATCGGTGGGCGCAATGGATGGGCTATCCCTTGGCGGCGGTGGCGCTGTGGTCGGCGCACCGGCTGCTCGGGCTGGGGGCCGACGAGCTCGGGCTGCGTGTATCGCACCGCACGGCAAGCGAATTCGCCAAGGCGATGGGTGCGGGTTACCTGTCGATGTGGCTGGGTATGGTCGTGGTGCTGGGCTTCATGCCGAGTTGGCTCGACGACAGTGTGATCGCGGCGCTCGGCGAGCGCCCGGTGTGGGATCGGGTGCAGGGGAGCGTGCGCGCGGGCTGGGTCGAGGAGACGGTGCTGCTGGCGCTGCCGATGGCGATCGCGTCCCGGCTGCGGTGGCCGTGGTGGGCACAGCTGATCGTGCTGGTGGTGCTGCGCCTGCCGTTCCACCTGTACTACGGGCCGGGCGCGCTCGCGGCGGTTCTGGCGTGGGTCGCCCTGCTGCGCTTCGCGTATGCGAGAACGGTTCTGGTGTGGCCGTTCATGGCTGCCCACATCCTGTACGACCTCAACGTCTGGCTGTTCACGGGCCTCGTGCGGCCGCTGCTCACCCTCGTGCTGCTGGGGCTGGGCGTCTGGGCGTCGGTGACCTGGTGGCGCAGCGGCGCCGCGCCCGACCGCCGGAAGCTACCGAGCCGGTGGCGCGGCCAGTGA
- a CDS encoding class I SAM-dependent methyltransferase: protein MTLLREHGGSSGRVLELGSGYGATAVALAQAGYEVTAVEISDRIDHFSGSDADVAPGSVTVHKANFYEVCLPGQFDIVCYWNGFGVGSDADQRRLLARIECDWLRPGGAALIDVANPFVWAGWDGDEELLPADPDAGYDYELVQRIHFDPITCTAIDTWWEPSSPDKAVTQFLRCYTPADLTLLLSGTGLTLTGIVAGAQVLPPSPHPSLDALLRDRHEYLAIIRRTADI from the coding sequence GTGACCCTGCTTCGCGAACACGGTGGATCTTCGGGCAGAGTGCTGGAACTCGGATCGGGATACGGTGCGACAGCGGTAGCCCTCGCACAGGCCGGATACGAGGTGACCGCGGTCGAGATCAGCGATCGGATCGACCATTTCAGCGGGTCGGACGCAGACGTCGCTCCGGGATCGGTGACCGTGCACAAGGCGAACTTCTACGAGGTCTGCCTGCCTGGGCAATTCGATATCGTCTGTTACTGGAATGGGTTTGGTGTCGGCTCCGATGCCGACCAACGGCGACTGCTCGCTCGCATCGAATGCGATTGGCTGCGGCCCGGCGGCGCCGCCTTGATCGATGTCGCGAACCCATTTGTCTGGGCCGGGTGGGACGGCGACGAGGAACTACTGCCCGCCGATCCCGACGCCGGGTACGACTACGAGCTTGTCCAGCGGATTCACTTCGACCCCATCACTTGCACCGCGATCGACACCTGGTGGGAGCCGAGCAGTCCGGATAAGGCGGTCACCCAGTTCCTGCGCTGCTACACCCCGGCGGACCTGACGCTGCTGCTATCCGGAACCGGACTTACGCTGACCGGGATCGTCGCTGGAGCGCAGGTCCTGCCACCGTCACCACATCCGAGCCTCGACGCACTCCTGCGCGACCGGCACGAGTACCTCGCAATCATCCGCCGCACGGCCGACATCTGA
- a CDS encoding MarR family winged helix-turn-helix transcriptional regulator — protein sequence MSEELAQDPTEHSRWRPLRLLQAAMDTEIARIYTEAHIEGLKPSFVMELIRLQARGPMTIAELAESVQRSHSAMSQKVAAMRAAGLVRTTTGVDARSKKITLTARARRIVGRLAAEWRATEAAIAEIEAEIPYPLSTVVTDIENALHRKSFHDRIAEKLAEDPAWQ from the coding sequence ATGAGCGAGGAGCTTGCGCAGGACCCGACCGAGCACAGCCGCTGGCGCCCATTGCGGTTGTTGCAGGCCGCGATGGACACCGAAATCGCCCGGATCTACACCGAGGCACACATCGAGGGCCTCAAGCCGAGCTTCGTGATGGAACTGATCCGGTTGCAGGCGCGGGGCCCGATGACGATCGCGGAGCTGGCCGAATCGGTGCAACGTTCACATTCGGCGATGAGTCAGAAGGTGGCGGCGATGCGGGCCGCCGGGTTGGTCCGCACCACGACCGGAGTCGATGCGCGCAGCAAGAAGATCACCCTGACGGCCCGGGCCCGGCGCATCGTGGGGCGGTTGGCGGCCGAGTGGCGTGCCACCGAGGCTGCCATCGCCGAGATCGAGGCGGAGATCCCGTACCCGCTCAGCACGGTTGTCACCGACATCGAGAACGCGCTGCACCGCAAGAGTTTCCACGACAGGATCGCCGAGAAACTGGCCGAGGACCCTGCATGGCAATAA
- a CDS encoding adenylate/guanylate cyclase domain-containing protein encodes MVDDDVTPAAFGPAPWGSRLLGPAEEGMLRRRIRIQALLTVPLILANLVGIAVAIVLTVFVLPGPPLLTWSLVLLNFVVVPVYIVVALVGGLVWGTVWGVRTLRWAIDPDRIPTEREQIEAAAVPRRLVVVQLVFWLGGLLLLVPLYGIADPAFVPKFILGGAFSAIVVCASSYLFAEFALRMVTARVLDAAPTRRRRGIGVFGRSVLMWMVGSATPVMLLMVVAVLALSGVSVSTQRLAVCVLSLGGATLVFGLLLMAQTLAAAVAPIRGVRTALRRVEDGDLDVAVTVYDGTELGELQSGFNRMVRGLRERERLRDLFGRHVGHDVAAAALARNPELGGQELEAAALFVDIIGSTTMAATRPAPEIVTILNRFFEIVVDEVERHGGLVNKFEGDAALAVFGTPAPISDAPGAALAAARAIRDRISGAATEFDAGIGVAAGRVVAGNVGAHRRYEFTVIGDAVNEAARLCELAKSDPTRVLASAGTVRAADASEQGHWALGESITLRGRVSPTGLARPR; translated from the coding sequence ATGGTCGACGATGACGTGACACCCGCGGCGTTCGGCCCGGCCCCCTGGGGTTCCCGGCTGCTGGGCCCCGCCGAGGAGGGGATGCTGCGGCGGCGGATCCGGATCCAGGCGCTGCTGACCGTGCCGTTGATCCTGGCCAATCTGGTCGGGATCGCCGTCGCGATCGTGCTGACCGTGTTCGTGCTGCCCGGACCGCCGCTGCTGACCTGGTCGCTGGTGCTGTTGAATTTCGTTGTCGTCCCGGTCTATATCGTCGTGGCGCTGGTGGGCGGGCTGGTGTGGGGGACCGTGTGGGGCGTGCGCACCCTGCGCTGGGCGATCGATCCGGATCGGATTCCCACCGAACGCGAACAGATCGAGGCCGCCGCGGTGCCCCGGCGGCTGGTCGTGGTGCAGCTGGTGTTCTGGCTCGGCGGTTTGCTGCTGTTGGTGCCGCTGTACGGAATCGCCGATCCGGCCTTCGTGCCGAAGTTCATCCTGGGCGGGGCGTTCAGCGCGATCGTGGTGTGCGCCAGCAGCTATCTGTTCGCGGAGTTCGCGCTGCGGATGGTGACCGCGCGGGTGCTCGATGCCGCGCCGACCCGACGCCGGCGCGGCATCGGCGTGTTCGGTCGTTCGGTGCTGATGTGGATGGTCGGGTCCGCGACACCGGTGATGCTGCTGATGGTGGTGGCCGTGCTGGCCCTGTCGGGCGTGTCGGTGAGCACCCAGCGGCTCGCGGTCTGTGTGCTGTCGCTGGGCGGGGCGACGCTGGTGTTCGGTCTGCTCCTGATGGCGCAGACCCTCGCGGCCGCGGTCGCGCCGATCCGCGGTGTCCGCACCGCGCTGCGGCGAGTCGAGGACGGCGATCTCGATGTCGCGGTCACGGTGTACGACGGCACCGAACTGGGCGAGTTGCAGAGCGGATTCAACCGCATGGTGCGCGGCCTGCGGGAACGCGAACGCCTGCGGGACCTGTTCGGGCGGCACGTCGGTCACGATGTCGCCGCCGCGGCCCTGGCCCGCAATCCGGAACTCGGGGGACAGGAGCTGGAGGCGGCGGCGCTGTTCGTGGACATCATCGGATCGACCACGATGGCGGCCACCCGCCCCGCGCCCGAGATCGTGACCATCCTCAACCGGTTCTTCGAGATCGTGGTCGACGAGGTCGAACGACACGGCGGACTGGTCAACAAGTTCGAGGGCGATGCCGCCCTGGCCGTCTTCGGCACGCCCGCACCGATTTCCGACGCCCCCGGCGCCGCGCTCGCCGCCGCCCGCGCGATCCGGGACCGAATATCCGGTGCCGCAACAGAATTCGACGCCGGAATCGGGGTCGCCGCGGGCCGGGTCGTGGCCGGAAACGTCGGAGCCCACCGCCGCTACGAGTTCACCGTCATCGGCGACGCCGTCAACGAGGCCGCCCGCCTGTGCGAACTCGCCAAATCCGACCCGACCCGAGTCCTGGCCTCCGCCGGTACCGTTCGCGCCGCCGACGCGTCCGAGCAAGGCCACTGGGCGCTCGGGGAGTCGATCACCCTCCGCGGCCGTGTCAGCCCGACCGGGCTGGCCAGGCCGCGGTAG
- a CDS encoding TetR/AcrR family transcriptional regulator, producing MPSSSQPATLVWMRDRPRGGRPVISEEKIVGTAIRIADAEGLDALSMRRIAAEMGSGTTSLYRHIANKDELIELMVDAVYAEAPFLGPAADWQAEMAAHAREFRALLLRHPWLGQQASRRPALGPNVIRHADHALGLVGAATDDPTRVALMVDAVNTYVLGSVATELAELEAQRSTGMTEDEWRNSVGEYVQQVVESGKYPHFNRRIIEAEDPDADERFEFGLTSLLAGLAITLGHE from the coding sequence ATGCCGTCTTCGTCACAGCCCGCGACACTGGTCTGGATGCGCGACCGCCCGCGTGGCGGCCGCCCGGTCATCTCCGAGGAGAAGATCGTGGGCACCGCGATCCGAATAGCCGACGCCGAGGGCCTGGACGCGCTGTCGATGCGGCGCATCGCGGCGGAGATGGGATCGGGCACCACCTCGCTCTACCGTCACATCGCCAACAAGGACGAACTGATCGAGCTCATGGTCGACGCGGTGTACGCGGAGGCTCCGTTCCTCGGTCCCGCCGCCGACTGGCAGGCCGAAATGGCCGCTCACGCCCGCGAGTTCCGCGCTCTGCTGCTGCGGCACCCGTGGCTGGGGCAGCAGGCGTCCCGGCGTCCGGCGCTCGGCCCCAATGTCATCCGGCACGCCGATCACGCGCTCGGACTGGTGGGCGCGGCGACCGATGACCCCACCCGCGTCGCGCTGATGGTCGATGCCGTCAACACCTACGTACTCGGCTCGGTCGCCACCGAACTGGCCGAACTCGAGGCGCAGCGCAGCACCGGCATGACCGAGGACGAATGGCGGAATTCGGTGGGGGAGTACGTGCAACAGGTGGTTGAGTCCGGTAAGTATCCGCACTTCAACCGGCGCATCATCGAAGCCGAAGACCCGGACGCCGATGAGCGTTTCGAGTTCGGCCTCACCAGCCTGCTCGCCGGACTTGCCATCACTCTCGGTCACGAATAG
- a CDS encoding oxygenase MpaB family protein: MAELSTALSPEPTRLGPDSLLWKAAGDWRIYLMTPATSLMLNMLPGVSAGVEQHSTTVFVEPWARLLRSVPQIQEGVFDPRMAERIRDYHGQIKGTDAHGERYHALSPELYYASHAVFTYTAMTMIDLFDHRLSDAEKADCYEESKIWYRNYGVSDRVMPPTWPEFQDYFGKLIAEGMENTAVTAYLLDLYHRPGAYRPAQMPPIVWRLLAPVVGSHARLLAAAAVPEICRERAGLRFSRVDRARFAALSATVRTIWPRLPERVRITPRAWYAKQAVLRERHGLTGH, encoded by the coding sequence ATGGCCGAGCTCTCGACGGCGTTGTCCCCCGAGCCGACCCGGCTCGGGCCCGACTCATTGTTGTGGAAGGCGGCGGGCGACTGGCGCATCTACCTGATGACACCGGCGACCAGCCTGATGCTGAACATGCTGCCCGGCGTGTCCGCGGGTGTGGAACAGCACTCCACCACCGTGTTCGTCGAGCCGTGGGCGCGGCTGCTGCGGTCGGTGCCGCAGATCCAGGAAGGCGTGTTCGATCCGCGCATGGCCGAACGCATCCGCGATTACCACGGACAGATCAAGGGCACGGACGCGCACGGCGAGCGGTATCACGCGCTGAGCCCGGAGCTGTACTACGCCTCGCACGCGGTGTTCACCTACACCGCGATGACGATGATCGACCTGTTCGATCACCGGCTCAGCGACGCCGAAAAGGCCGACTGCTACGAGGAATCCAAGATCTGGTACCGCAACTACGGTGTCAGCGATCGCGTGATGCCGCCGACGTGGCCCGAATTCCAGGACTATTTCGGGAAACTGATCGCCGAGGGCATGGAGAACACGGCGGTGACGGCGTACCTGCTCGATCTCTACCACCGTCCGGGTGCGTACCGGCCCGCGCAGATGCCTCCGATCGTGTGGCGGCTGCTCGCCCCCGTGGTCGGCTCGCATGCACGCCTGCTCGCTGCGGCGGCCGTTCCCGAGATCTGTCGCGAGCGGGCCGGGCTACGATTCTCCCGGGTCGACCGCGCCCGATTCGCCGCCCTGTCCGCTACCGTGCGCACGATCTGGCCGCGCCTGCCCGAACGGGTCCGGATCACGCCGCGGGCTTGGTACGCCAAGCAAGCCGTGCTTCGCGAACGCCACGGCCTGACCGGACACTGA
- a CDS encoding nucleotidyltransferase domain-containing protein gives MVTSVPVVAEFGRRLAGLGWVDDLFVAGSLATGDYVPGVSDIDLVALVDGPVDTHRQATLTAVHRCVDEGAGCGLNLGCVYVEAEKVSDVRMRHPTWTHGLLVERILSGITRAELVCHGYAVFGRPPRAVLPAMGDDDVREAARAELTGYWAWAARRPWLWLDPIIADLGLTSMARGRYALRNGALLTKSQAVEQADAPRWLVDQLRARRRGENLPSPRLRTALIAWRDARRTVARAHTGT, from the coding sequence ATGGTGACCTCGGTGCCTGTCGTGGCGGAGTTCGGCAGGCGACTGGCGGGGCTCGGGTGGGTCGATGATTTGTTCGTCGCGGGATCGCTGGCGACCGGGGACTATGTTCCCGGGGTCAGCGATATCGACTTGGTCGCGCTTGTCGACGGCCCGGTCGACACGCACCGGCAGGCCACTCTCACGGCGGTGCATCGTTGTGTCGACGAAGGTGCGGGCTGTGGCCTCAACCTCGGATGCGTCTACGTCGAGGCCGAGAAGGTCTCCGATGTTCGGATGAGGCATCCGACGTGGACCCACGGCTTGCTGGTCGAGCGCATCCTTTCCGGAATCACCAGGGCCGAGCTCGTGTGTCATGGATATGCCGTCTTCGGTCGCCCGCCGCGCGCCGTGTTGCCTGCGATGGGTGACGACGATGTCCGCGAAGCAGCCCGTGCCGAGCTGACCGGATACTGGGCGTGGGCGGCCCGGCGCCCATGGCTGTGGCTGGATCCCATCATCGCCGACCTCGGCCTGACATCGATGGCTCGCGGCCGCTATGCGCTGCGCAACGGTGCACTTCTGACCAAGAGCCAGGCAGTCGAACAGGCCGACGCTCCCCGCTGGCTGGTCGATCAACTACGCGCGAGACGCCGGGGCGAGAACCTCCCCTCACCCCGCCTGCGAACAGCCCTGATCGCCTGGCGCGACGCCCGCCGAACCGTCGCCCGCGCACACACCGGCACCTGA
- a CDS encoding FAD-dependent oxidoreductase, which translates to MSLLHLLWLFRLAAQLGADHIHLDAPVRRIGQTGNGVVVETDDATVHGLRAIIATPIPQVVKIDFDPQLPPALARLSRINVGAGTKVIARLPQSHTVGHNSVLGGQYLWAAWRHGDRLTGFVPPMAGAVPDRDLIADPAAAFDVSAAIELRSTTVFRWGEQQYIQGCDAIFAPNEVCGMGPADRTARPGQLRRVARSSWPDNMEGAVRGGERAARETLATL; encoded by the coding sequence ATGTCGCTGCTGCACCTGCTGTGGTTGTTCCGGCTGGCCGCCCAACTCGGAGCCGACCACATCCACCTCGACGCCCCGGTCCGCAGAATCGGCCAGACCGGAAACGGCGTGGTCGTCGAGACCGACGACGCGACAGTGCACGGCCTGCGCGCCATCATCGCCACCCCGATCCCCCAGGTCGTCAAGATCGACTTCGACCCGCAGTTGCCGCCCGCGCTCGCGCGGCTGTCCCGGATCAACGTCGGCGCCGGAACGAAAGTCATCGCGCGTCTTCCTCAGAGTCACACGGTCGGGCACAATTCCGTTCTGGGCGGACAGTACCTGTGGGCGGCCTGGCGACACGGTGACCGACTGACCGGATTCGTTCCGCCGATGGCCGGGGCGGTTCCCGACCGCGACCTCATCGCCGACCCGGCCGCGGCCTTCGACGTCAGCGCGGCGATCGAACTGCGATCCACCACCGTATTCCGTTGGGGCGAACAGCAATACATCCAAGGGTGCGACGCGATCTTCGCGCCGAACGAGGTCTGCGGCATGGGTCCCGCTGACCGCACCGCACGGCCTGGTCAGCTTCGCCGGGTGGCCCGCAGCAGCTGGCCCGACAATATGGAAGGAGCTGTTCGCGGCGGCGAACGCGCCGCCCGCGAAACACTCGCCACCTTGTAA
- a CDS encoding GNAT family N-acetyltransferase produces the protein MAIMLRTPGVDGLGEAVSVLREWQCDGVQPQLHPGDLGWFWRFGAEATAAAVRTWRRDQQILAVGLLDGPELLRLAIAPDAQRDEELAHQLVEDVTDQEHGILEKGKMCVDAPRGALVRDLLSCNGWNAGEAWTPLRRDLTEPVQDPGMRIEVIGPEHASVRTAVQRASFDGSTFTDERWHTMAAGLPYADARCLVAYDEQDNAVAGVTIWSAGPGKPGLLEPMGVHRGHRGHGYGTAITIAAAAALQKLGSSSAIVCTPSANIGAVTTYKSAGFQQLPEIRDQYCDTVR, from the coding sequence ATGGCGATCATGTTGCGCACGCCGGGAGTCGACGGGCTGGGCGAAGCTGTAAGCGTGCTGCGGGAGTGGCAGTGCGACGGGGTACAGCCACAACTGCATCCGGGAGATCTGGGTTGGTTCTGGCGGTTCGGTGCGGAAGCGACGGCCGCGGCGGTCCGCACCTGGCGCCGGGACCAACAGATTCTCGCCGTCGGGCTGTTGGACGGACCCGAGTTGTTGCGGCTGGCGATCGCGCCGGACGCTCAGCGGGACGAGGAGCTGGCGCACCAGCTGGTCGAGGACGTGACCGACCAGGAGCACGGCATCTTGGAGAAGGGGAAGATGTGCGTCGACGCGCCACGAGGTGCGCTGGTCCGAGATCTGTTGTCCTGCAACGGCTGGAACGCGGGCGAGGCGTGGACGCCGCTGCGTCGTGATCTCACGGAGCCAGTGCAGGACCCGGGGATGCGGATCGAGGTGATCGGGCCGGAACACGCGTCGGTGCGGACCGCCGTGCAGCGGGCATCGTTCGACGGGTCGACGTTCACCGACGAGCGCTGGCACACAATGGCCGCCGGATTGCCGTACGCCGACGCCCGGTGTCTGGTCGCCTACGACGAGCAGGATAATGCGGTGGCAGGGGTGACGATATGGTCGGCCGGTCCCGGCAAACCCGGGTTGCTCGAGCCGATGGGCGTACACCGAGGCCATCGCGGTCACGGCTACGGCACCGCGATCACCATCGCCGCAGCGGCCGCGCTCCAGAAGCTCGGCTCCTCGAGCGCGATCGTCTGCACACCGAGCGCCAATATCGGTGCCGTCACGACCTACAAATCGGCTGGCTTCCAACAACTCCCGGAAATCCGAGACCAATACTGCGACACCGTGCGATAG
- a CDS encoding MFS transporter translates to MAIRDALVDVAPLRGSPQFRRLWAGAALSGLGSRMTLVAVMFQVWRSTHSTVWTGMVGVAQAVPIIAFGLFAGSMADRTDRRKFYLATTTGQTVCSLLLAAQGFLGQLPVTGVLLLVAVQSCFVAGGGPAFRAFIPHLLPRTQLAAGLALNRIAWQAAMLVGPALGGVVLGSLGIGGCYLIDAITFGSAFYGAFGLPSMPPEGGQARAGLGGVRDGLAFLIGNPAVRGVLLADLATTVLSMPISLFPLINAERFGDNPRTLGLFLSAVAVGGAIASVLSGTFTRLPRPGLVMLCGCAVWGGALGLFGLVGNPWLGLGFLVVAGAADTVAVVSRSTIVQLNTPNAMLGRLAAAEQIVGRAGPDIGNLRAGIVAGLTSGTTALLSGALLCLATIAAIATTTPQLRLTTHDIPPTTNDV, encoded by the coding sequence ATGGCAATAAGGGACGCCCTGGTGGACGTGGCTCCGCTGCGAGGGTCACCGCAGTTCCGGCGGCTGTGGGCCGGTGCGGCGTTGTCCGGGCTGGGTAGTCGGATGACGCTGGTCGCGGTGATGTTTCAGGTCTGGCGGAGCACCCACAGCACCGTATGGACCGGCATGGTCGGCGTCGCCCAGGCGGTGCCGATCATCGCCTTCGGTCTGTTCGCCGGATCGATGGCCGACCGCACCGACCGGCGAAAGTTCTACCTGGCCACCACTACTGGTCAGACAGTGTGCTCGCTGCTTCTCGCCGCGCAAGGGTTTCTCGGACAACTGCCGGTGACCGGGGTGCTGTTGTTGGTAGCAGTACAGTCCTGCTTCGTGGCCGGTGGCGGCCCGGCGTTCCGCGCGTTCATTCCGCATCTGCTGCCGCGCACGCAGCTGGCCGCCGGGCTGGCGTTGAACCGGATCGCTTGGCAGGCCGCGATGTTGGTCGGCCCGGCGTTGGGTGGGGTGGTACTGGGATCGCTGGGGATCGGTGGGTGCTATCTGATCGACGCGATCACCTTCGGCTCAGCGTTCTACGGCGCGTTCGGGCTACCGTCGATGCCGCCCGAGGGCGGACAGGCCCGGGCGGGTCTGGGCGGAGTGCGAGACGGTTTGGCGTTTCTGATCGGAAACCCTGCCGTCCGCGGCGTTTTGCTCGCTGATCTGGCCACCACCGTGCTGTCCATGCCGATCAGCCTGTTCCCCTTGATCAACGCCGAACGCTTCGGGGACAACCCGCGCACCCTCGGGTTGTTTCTGTCGGCCGTCGCGGTCGGCGGCGCGATCGCCTCCGTCCTGTCCGGGACTTTTACCCGGCTGCCGCGCCCTGGTCTGGTGATGTTGTGCGGTTGCGCGGTCTGGGGCGGTGCACTGGGGCTGTTCGGTCTCGTGGGCAATCCGTGGCTGGGACTCGGTTTCCTGGTCGTGGCCGGTGCCGCAGACACCGTCGCGGTCGTGTCACGCAGCACGATCGTGCAGCTGAACACGCCGAACGCCATGCTCGGCAGACTCGCCGCAGCTGAGCAGATCGTCGGTCGAGCCGGACCCGATATCGGCAACCTGCGGGCGGGCATCGTCGCGGGCCTGACATCCGGGACAACCGCACTCCTCAGCGGCGCACTACTGTGCTTGGCCACCATCGCCGCCATTGCTACAACCACTCCCCAACTACGCCTAACCACCCACGACATCCCACCAACCACGAACGACGTATAA
- a CDS encoding nitroreductase/quinone reductase family protein translates to MSEIESTAGQSDQANFTDYTDPDAPWNQAWDQQGGIANWNDDVIREFRENAGTVGGAYAGGELILLTTLGAKSGKPHTTPLGALYRDDTLYVSSFLEDRYPAWWHNITANPQVTIELRDKTYQGTGKVLHAGDYDEFAAWVLANNSLLADFQSRVDRPIPLVVLTLDGEG, encoded by the coding sequence ATGAGCGAGATCGAATCGACTGCGGGACAGTCGGATCAGGCCAACTTCACCGACTACACCGATCCGGACGCGCCGTGGAACCAGGCGTGGGACCAGCAGGGCGGCATCGCCAACTGGAACGATGACGTGATACGGGAGTTCCGGGAGAACGCGGGCACGGTGGGCGGCGCTTACGCGGGCGGGGAGCTCATCCTGCTCACCACCCTCGGAGCCAAGAGCGGCAAGCCGCACACGACTCCGCTGGGAGCCCTGTACCGGGACGACACCCTGTACGTGAGCTCGTTCCTCGAGGACAGGTACCCGGCCTGGTGGCACAACATCACGGCGAATCCGCAGGTCACCATCGAGCTCCGGGACAAGACCTACCAGGGGACCGGCAAGGTGCTCCACGCCGGGGACTACGACGAGTTCGCGGCCTGGGTGCTGGCCAACAACTCGCTGCTGGCGGATTTCCAGTCCAGGGTGGACCGGCCGATCCCGCTGGTCGTACTGACCCTCGACGGCGAAGGCTGA